The Setaria viridis chromosome 6, Setaria_viridis_v4.0, whole genome shotgun sequence genome includes the window AGGGTTGCACTTGCACCCCCTTCAGCAATCATTGATGCATAAAGGCATTTTGTGTCGGCCTCAATTTAATATGCTAAGAAGCCTATAACATCATAAAGCTGGTATTTCTGCACCTAATTGTCAAAAGCAACAAAAGATTGTTGCTGAGAAAATATACCTCATCATCTTCCATAAAGATAGCAGACGTTGGATCACTCTTTGACATCTTCTCCTGACCTTCTTTAAAACCAGGGAGCATATCTGCATTTAAGGTTAAGGGAAAAATATATGTTTTCACAAACCCAGCAGTGAACAACCACTTGTCCTAAATTTCATTACTAGACACATATGTCCAAAGaatgtagagagagagagaaagaacaAGATCAGGATACGATGTGACAAAATAATTGGTTTGTTCTTCCTTTTGATGTCATCACAGTACTCCCTAGCTAGCATATTGACCTTCCTTTGGTCCATCCCCAACTGGCATATGTCAGCCTGCAGAAGGAAAaggataagaaaaaaaatacttgtaTCCTGAGTTCTTATTTCTAGATTGAAGGTGGAAACCATTGATTTGAATAAATAAAGTAACAATGGAAATATGAAGAGCCTTATCAGATTGcataaagaattgaagaaacTTTCCTTCCAGATAGCATGGAGTGAAACAGCATTTAGATACTTGCCTTCAAGAAAAATATATCAGCACACTGCATGCAAGGGTAGAAAATCTGTGCAGCAGTCAATTCCTCCTGGTCATTCCTGCCCATGATTTGGCAGCATCTGCAAATATAGGAAAATATAATTACTTACACTTCATATGCATATAAAACCAAGACTACAATGCTACGTTCAAGCTCAAGCTTTctaagtgaaaaaaaaaacttttaatGCAAAACGTAACCTAAACTCAGTGTGTACCTCATTATTCTTTTGACGTTGTTTTTCCGAGCAATGTCCATCACAAGTGGCCAGTACTCGCCCGCACGCTTGTTGATCTCTTCCGAAGACCAAAGGAACTCCACGCCATCAAGGTTCATCCCGGCCGCTTTCCAAATCTCGATCATGTAGCGCCCAACTGTCTGGATTTTCTTCAGGTCACCTCCCATCTTATTGTTGAGCTGCGCGAACCAATCCGCAATCCAGATTTTCACCTTGCATCCAGCCCGGACCATCTTGTTGACATTGATTGTTTTCACAATGCCCTGGGAAAACATGGTAGCATGTCTCAACCAAGTCAATCAATTGCTCATTACCTCAGAAATTACGGGAGCAAAATTAATCCGAATTCCAGTACCTCAACGAACCGTAAAATCGACAGAAAATCGCTCTCGAAGCAATGACTCTACAGAGGTCGCACGTTGCAGCTAGAGATGAGATATGGGGCCGAACCTGAGCGATGTGCATGCGTCCGGATGGCTCGAAGCCGTCGTAGCAGATGGGGACGGGCTTGTTCTGCAGCAGGCGCATGAGCTCGTCCTCCTGGATGCACTCCTCCCCGATCCCCCGCAGCGTCGCGAACCGCTCCTCGAGCGTCATCGCCGCCACGGCCCCCGCCAGATTGtctacggcggcggccgcggcggggacgggggcggaggaagaggatgcGACCGGCGCTGACTCGGGTGCCGGCGAGGGGtccatggccgcggcggcggaggaagggtgggagccggcggaggcgtcggtggcggcggggtggacGGTGGCGGATGCGTGTGGGGAGGTTTCGGCTTCGAGGGTGGCAGCCAAGGGTTTTCCTCTTGATTGGGCTGTATCCCTTACAGGTGGGTCCGACATGCTGGTTGGTGTAGCGCCTGGTGCGGCTCAGGTCGAGGCCGTGTGTCGGTGGCCCAATCTTGTCTGTGGGCCGAAGTTCATCCCGCGTACCCTGCTGGGCTGAAATGTACACGCGCCGCCGTCCTACATTTATTGGTACACGGACACGGCCCACACTGAAATTCAATGACCAGGCCCAAACAATTTTGCTTTCCGTTGGTGTGTGAGAGTGTGGGCACCCATTTCTGCTCCCACACTGTTTCTTAGAAAATGAGTTTCCGCTCATACTGTTTTCATCgctgaaaaaaaaactctgaCATCTCAATAAAAACTCTTGCATATCGTGCAATTGAAATAGTTGTGTTTGTCACTCCTTAATCTAATATTGTTGCAAAATGCCTCCTCTTGCTTCTTTTTGTCACGCTACTTCGACATATTTTGACATAGACCCCCCTTAGTATGGCTTGTTCAGGGGCTTCTCCATCGGCTTCTGAAGAAGCCATGCTAAATGCCTCTTCTCAAAATGACTTCACTGCTGAAGCTTCTTGAAACCCGCTGACTATAGCCATTAGAGGGAGGGAGCCAAAAAAATTGACTCCCCACGGCACCTCCCCATCGGTTGCCATCTTTGTCCTCGGGAGGAGCCTGTAGGCGGAGCAGGCGATCGGAGAGGAcaggtgttgggatacgaggtaggctacactagcgcaaatcaaaatttctaccgcgtaaaaccaggaataactgccgtataaggatcacgggattaccactcgacgcactactggtgcggaagatgtaaatatgcgtcgatgcagtgaagacgatcacgtagtcgtacgtagtcgatcaacgtagtcgtacgtagtcgatcacgtccagcagctcctcagcagctcgtccacgtgcagcaagatcgcctccggtaccgcggctcgtcgttggctcgtcggtggctcgtcggcggctcgtccaagtgctgcaggcgcaacacctccaaggtatccacacgtgcagggaggaagcgtcgcaagccggactgctagatccgcgagttgcaacaggtgagggcgtgggaggcgcggcaggtgtgtttcgccaaaaggtgtaaaccctagggcgcccccacccctctatttatagaggttcctgatgggcctctggatccgaggcccattagtactcctaaacctaatccaactcggatcagatccgaattgggcttctagccccttaagtgtgtgaccctatgggttcggatacgtatagacatggcccgagtactcctactcggcccaatagtcggtagcggcctctagcaagacgtgccaactcctatacgcacacgaagatcatatcagacgaaccatcacaacataatatacatgctattccctttgcctcacgatatttggtctagcttcaagccgaccgctctttctcgatcctgtgattcggaatccctttgtaggttaactcttaaccgtacgtagcatggccatgcattttcggatccgatcactcgaggggcccagagatatcactcttaatcagagaggggcaaatcccatcttgattgaccatgtctcatagcatgcttcttgacaaacccgaaagctacctttataactaccctgttacggcgtagcgtttgatagcccctaagtaggtcgatccacatctagaatacatgcgacaatctcaggtctaaggacaaagcgtatatgttgtttaaagagagaactacttctcgtgttgggtcagtcctaacacatgtctccacatgtgtccacattattagttcaacatctccatgtccatgacttgtgaaacatagtcatcaactaatacatgtgctagtctaatattcatgtgtgtcctcacatgaactccgactagggacaactttagaataaccatacaagtaaagagtttcacatacaattcacataattgcaaatcaattcaagtagccttcaatggatattcaatgaacacaacatacaaatcatggatacaaatggaatatcatcatctctatgattgcctctagggcatacctccaacaacagGAAGGAGGGGGTGGAGGCCACATACAATGACAGTGTGGGCGAGGTGCCCGACGTGTGGAGCTAGGTGGGGGTGGAGGG containing:
- the LOC117862168 gene encoding tyrosine--tRNA ligase 1, cytoplasmic is translated as MSDPPVRDTAQSRGKPLAATLEAETSPHASATVHPAATDASAGSHPSSAAAAMDPSPAPESAPVASSSSAPVPAAAAAVDNLAGAVAAMTLEERFATLRGIGEECIQEDELMRLLQNKPVPICYDGFEPSGRMHIAQGIVKTINVNKMVRAGCKVKIWIADWFAQLNNKMGGDLKKIQTVGRYMIEIWKAAGMNLDGVEFLWSSEEINKRAGEYWPLVMDIARKNNVKRIMRCCQIMGRNDQEELTAAQIFYPCMQCADIFFLKADICQLGMDQRKVNMLAREYCDDIKRKNKPIILSHHMLPGFKEGQEKMSKSDPTSAIFMEDDEAQVNVKIKQAFCPPKIVEGNPCLEYIKYIVFPWFGRFEVIRKENNGGNKTFVTMDELISDYESGALHPADVKPALAKAINEILQPVRDHFNNNSEAKVLLNTVKKYRVTN